The following is a genomic window from Strongyloides ratti genome assembly S_ratti_ED321, chromosome : 1.
CACCTGGTGACAAATTTGAAATAACAATTAAACATgatttagaaataattaaaagcaAGGTTAAAATTCAAGGTGATAGGACTCAGGTATGGAGTAAgtcaaattttataatgacATATTATCCAAAgtataatattgaaataaaagttaaagaattaaaattatttacctCAAAAACTATAGACATTATAACAATAccaacaattattttttataagaatttagcaaaattttttatgttaaatttaaattcatctggaacattaaaattagaattaaaaattacattaaatCCATCAACAAATccaacttttaaatttaagaataataaaagagAAATGAAGTTTTTtggaaaaaataaagttatatctgatttaacaaaaatatgcCCATACAACTATGATCAATCCTccatttttaatgttaacaagcaacaattaaattttgataatagtAGAGAACTGATAAATACTGacaatattgttaaaatgaaatatgaAGAATCATATCAAATATTTGATGAGCACAATTTTGAATTGACAGAAATATCTACATCAAACGATAAGgtaagtaatatatataaataatttttattatttttaagactTTTGAATTACTAAGATTTGTAAGAAATTATGACATAAATGGAAAATTGATTTTGAAAGATAGTAATTTAAGAGGGACATATAAAAGATTCTCTGAGAATTATAATGATTGGTAACAAcgataaaaagaataattctAATCATAGCTTATGCaagaattaattttaaatgatgatACCTGATATGAACAGTCAAAATTTCAACAAAAATGATGCAAACTATtgaatttttctttaaataaatataataaaaatcttgACAATAAGTTTAAActtaaagaaattaaaaataatagttaaaatttattattttaaagaaaataaaaaatgagatgacttaacaaaaacaatatatcCATTTAAGAATATAGAAatgatttaattattaacaatacaatttcaatattcttttttaaagtttaacaGATGGATAGTCCTGTCTTGCTCCTCTTCTTGATAAAGAATCAGCCCGTTCGTTACCATCAATTTTTGAATGAGCTggaatttttcttatattagTACCAGtcttttcaattaaattatacaaCTCTTCAAATAGATCTTTATTAGACAATGGTCTATTTCTAACATCACGCCATCCATTTTTCATCCATCTATAAATCCATTGAGTCATAGATTTATAAAGATAGTCAGAATctgtatataaaattaaatcaaaaaatccTTTTTTTTCAGCAATTTTTAAAGCTTTTATAGCTGCTCCCAATTCGGCTGCCTGACTTGATTGTTTTCCATCATATCTTTCACTAATATTAAGATTATTACCCTCACCCCAATAAACTCCAATACCAGcctaaaaaaaagtttagtagtaagaaaataaaatcttaCTCGAGCATCGAATCGTCCATTATTTATACAGGAACCATCTGTATATACAACACGATGCTTAccatcaaataaaaataaattttttggttTTCTTCCTTGATAATTCATAATAAtctaaagaaaaaaaaattacaattgaataatatataattcatagataaaaaaaagaaaataatttgttgAAAAGATTTGATACAGGTAACAATatctaaattaaattttatacaacaAATATCTgtcgaaaaaaaaaagaaatgacGTTTTTACACAAAGAAGAAatgtttttcaaaaaattataaagtatattttactCTTATAACAGATTTTTTACTCTTAGTTATtatgttataatttaaatttttttagttgatATTTACAAATAGGTTGAAGTTCATAAACCATGAAAAATTCTAGcgccattttttttaaaaagacaaCATAAACTATGAATTCTatctttcaaaaaaaaaaaaaaactaaaaaaaagttaaattaatagtaaatcaaattttataattttttggcacatatagaaaaaaaaattatagtacGATTGTTGATTCTGGATATATCAACATTAcaaatattgtataaaattgaaaatcaatataatttaaagtagatcatttcttaatattcataaaatataaataatacatgATAAGGCTTTATCTGTGATGAAGTTTGTATGTTACAAAAACAATGATAGATTTCAAAATTTACatagaaaataaatcaaaatatatatattttttttgatatatttttattgttaagaATAACTTTAGAAGTGTGAAGTTACTATTTGTGAGAATTTCAtgatatttaacttttatttatgtaacatttttcatatgatttagaaaaaaaaaagataatgtaataattttattaacgtagaaaagatattattatatcatggtttaatttcttaatcattttaaattattcgATATAGAGTTAGAtgactttaaaaaaatgaatgtattacatacttattttaatattattaattagtttaacaaaaaaaaaagtatgaataattaattatataattgtttatgttcatattataaaagaatattttgggattgatacaaatatatatattattttttttgtcttcatagtaaatatttaaaaaatcaaatactagatttttttgttattttagaCTAAAGCAATAACAATTATGAATTTCTTTAGAAGTAATATTAGAAAAGTTTAGtctcaataaaaaaataaaattttagatattatatttacaggcaaaaaaagtttagttataaataataactttttcatttttgtattttttgattagacaagtttattttaaacaaatttcaAAAAGTCTTGCAAATACAACTACTTATATTTTCTAGTTATTTGTGAAACTTATTGTttcttgaaaatttttatactttttttaaaagttgctttaatagaatattattaaactattaattttttgttccTTTTTTTCATAgcttaaattttatattctaaaattattactttcttattagatttaatttattttctacctcattaaaattaattttttttttaaatctaccTTCCTGTTGTTAAAAATGCATCATTTGCATTAGTAtcacaattaaaaaaattactcagaaattaaaaattgctTTTTTTGCACTTTTGTTTTtcacaatttattttttttttaacctcaattaaaattgatattgtctagattaaaatgtttagcattatttaaaaaattgctTGTCATTCTACCATTTTAAGTGGTACATCCTGGCACTTatttagttaattttataagCTTTATTTTTCTACATTAAGTACATCTACCTCATAATCTTTGGTtcctaattttttttcctttttataacttaaggaaacaatttttatatttttaaacttattaaGACTTATGTATCTTGAATTCTTGAAGTTTAAACTTTGTCCTCcttatattttcttaaaagtattctttttatttattctaataaagtaaagattataatagaattatttaaaaattttagcaAAACTTTGttgtggaatatttttttttgtaaataaattcttATATGATTATTGATAGAAATATTAAGATAATTgctaattttattaaacggttattttatttaaaaatttaaaaaaaagtattttaaaaatagtttaccaataattattttttatttatgggCGTTTATTAAaactgaaaaaaaataaaaaggtaATTTCAAATGACAAGCTGTAGTAAGAATTGACAGTAATAGGCTGGCAGAAATCCAAGAGCAACGAAAAAgtcttatttataaaaaatgtcaaagaataaaaaatattgttgaaattgaaaatttaaacaaaactAACACTGTccaaaattaatatttaatttttttttaaattcaccataaaataatcttataaaaaaattaaattttatttttaatttactgagttaaaaaaatatttttattttaagagaTAAAATCATATATCAAATTATGTTTAACATGAACACAATTCTCCAACAGTTCCCCATACTCCAAGTTTGATTGAGTGAATATGTTCCTCTCTGTAGTAGTAGAATGCAACATATGCATTGATATCTGTAATTATAGCTGTAACTTTTTGAGATTCAGTCATTGTTGTAGATATAACATAATTTGTGTATATCTTAGTACAGAATGCTTTCCAGTTGGCTTTTTCAATGGCAGCCCATGTTGACCATGAATCCATAGCAGCAGTGTAAAGAATGGTTTGACCATTAACAACTTGAAGAACAGCACTTGAAGCAGTGGAACAGTCACCAGTCAATGCAGTTGTTGTTGGAGCTTCTGTTGTAGCAGCTTCAGTTGTAGAAACTTCAGTTGTTAATTCTGGAAGAGTAAGGAAATCTTCTGGCCAGCATTCTTGTGATTCACCAAAAGCAAACATAGCAAGGAAATCACCGAATGTTCCAAATTCAGCAGAAATTTCAAATGATAAGAATGTTTCTtccaaataataatatgttttGACAAATTGACGATATTGATAAGAAATAGCTTTGATTTGTTCAGCATATGTAAGAGTGTCATTAGCAATGATAACTGTAAATCTatcaaaaagaatttttaaaaatcctTTGTTTGAATTAGAAAGTTGGTATTTTGAATCAGTTAAACATGTGTAAAGAGCAGAAACAAATTCACATTTTGGTTTTcctttaaaaagttttttaatttctttcaTTCTGTAATATTGAACAGAAATTTCTTGAAGCATGTAAATAGATCCAAAACTTCCAATTTCAAGATTAAGAAACTCTTCTTTCAAGTCTGGGAATTCAACAGATATTTTAAGAAACATTTCATAAATAAGAGCATATTTTTCAGATTCAGAATATACAGTTGATTCAAGAATTAATGTAAGATCTGTGATATAAACATCAAAAGCTGCTGGATTTGGGCATTTTAATTTGAATTGTAAAAATGCTTcaataaaatcaaatttacCAAATTGATTTACAATTAAACATCCATTGAATTTATCAGCAGAAAGATAAACTCCAACTTGGAATAAATCGTAGAATGTTCCCCATGATCCAATGtacatatatttacatttttcataaaatactGGATATTTGATGAagaattgttttattttgaaagaaGAATACATAACAATTTCAAGTGATGTATAATTTTCAGTAGCAAAGAAAGCTTCAAGTTCAATAACAAATTGATCAAAGATAATTTTGTCTTGTCCAGTTAAAGTAATAGAAACATTGAATAAAGCTTCAATTAAAAGTGGTTTATCACTAGTTCCAGTTTCATCAACAACATCTCCAGCACattctttctttttctttaaatcCTTTGCTTCACTAGATTCAGAAGAACCACTACCACTGCCACAGTAAATTGTTGAAGCTGTTAAAGCCAAAAtagttaaaagaaataatttttgcaTAGTGTTGTATGCttataataatgaagaaaaattttttcttttatagtATTTCTAGTTATGATTATTGTTTACTTGTAAGTAGtttaacatatattataagtatttaaaataatttaaaaaaatatttatactttgATATGAATACTAATTATGATTTTTGATtgttacattaaaaatttattttaataggattaaaatattatttattaaaaaaatttaaaaatgtatattttatacaaaatataaaaaaaaaagacttaCGCCACTAACGGTTCCCAGGAGGTCTCCCATCCAAGTACTAAGATAGCTCGCAGCTGATTCACTTCGGAGATCGGACGGGATCCGGTGCATTCAGCAGGATATGAGCGTAAGACATTAACATCACTTGCTATCTTTCTCtatcaaattattattaatattttacacTGCAATTTATGGgctgataattttattgcaTATTTAAACACACacacatatttttataagaatatataaatgatgccatgtattttattattaatgtttactattttttttaatatttagcAAGAGAACAATTagatcaataaaaaaatacagaaaaaattagtttcatcaataaaataaaaaaatatttgtctataatagaatttattaatgtatagaaattaaattatttaaaattatagaaTCTCTTTTAGAGTCACTGACGTactgaatttaaaaaaaataaattaaattaagtatttaaaaaaggttttaaaaatttaattaaatgtataGTAATTGGAGCATTTGAtagttgataaaaaataaaaaaaagtttaaaaaaagttttagaaaaaattttttattatattcaagttttaaaacaaaatttctAGTACATATGTGACACTAAAATTAAACcattgttaattattttaaaaattcatcccGTATCAaggctatcgaatgactatggtttcatattcaaattccaaaaTAAGTTGTTTTTTGTCACATTTTTAGAAGTGAAATCAGAATTCTAGAATATTTTCAGCCAATTTCTGAatctctaaaaaaaaaataatgttttagctatgaaaattaatagtCTAGATCATCTTTTGATTAGAAATCAAATGAAACtagttttattttcataggataagtatttgctgagatactgaaaagtcgggaacaatgaatattttagaaaaatttccgcttttcgtcatatctcgcttcataataaggataaataaaattagattTCTGCAATCGTCTTCTAATACGTTTTCATATgaggtctaccttcaaaatatttttataccttttaccactttcgagatataaaaaaatggtgacaatggattacgcgcgaaaaagtaccaagcacaatatctcaagaacggtcgaaaatttgaaaatcttttaaacGTAAGGTATACCTCAAATTATGAAAGAAGCCTAGCGCATCAAGTTTCATAGTTCTATGACCTCAttaacttgagttatcactagattcttgaaacttttttttaaatatatttcttatcatatcttcatttttataagtcCTATGAAGATGTGAATAGGCTTAATGATTTTCTCGTAAAAAAGTGATCTAAAAACAATtgtttatttgtaaaatatctCATTGTATCATAGAAGTCgaaatttacataaaaatatttctcaATTTCGCTCTCAACTTTGACAGCTTATAACtcatgaaattttaattttagaatattgttgattatattcataaTTCATCCcgtttcaagggctatcgaatgactatagtgacatattcaaattccaaaaaacGTTGTTCATTTTTGGTCACAGTTTTAGAGGTAAAATTagaaatctagaaaattttcagccaatttttatatctctgaaataaatgatgttgtagctatgaaaattattaatctagaccaaaatttgaatagaaatcgaatAAAACTAGTCCTATCTTCATAGGATAAGTATTTCttgagatactgaaaagttgggaacaatgaatattttagaaaaatttccgcctttcgtcatatctcgcttcaaaatgaaaataaatttaatcagATTTCTGCAATCGTCTTCAAATGAATTTTCAAatggggtctaccttcaaaacatttttatatctttaagtacttgcgagatataaaaaaatggtgacaatggattacgcgcgaaaaagtaccaagcataatatctcaagaaccgttgaaaattttaaaatcttttcaaCGTAGGGTGTACCTTAATTTATGAAAGAAGTCCAGCGCAGCAAGTTTCATAGTTCTGTGACTTCAttaacttgagttatcactACATTCTTAAAACccttttttaaaacatacttcttatcatatcttcattttttgaagtcctataaagatatgaataggcttaatgaatttctcgtTAAAAACTGATCTAGAATagaacatttatttttaaaatttacaatattatcatagaaatccaaatttacaaaaaaatattccacaatttcgcccctcaactttgaatccttataactcctgaagtttcaattttcgaatattgttgattatatttaaaattcatcccatttcaagggctatcgaatgacttTAGTTGCATAATcgaattccaaaaaaagttgttttttttaattacttattttactttatttattcttgttttagtattaaaaatttttatcaaactaacattgtaatttaaaaaaaaatatacatatttatattattcaaatattcaaaaataatttctagaACGTCAGtgactttaaaattaagcccaaacaataaaatttaattattaaaataat
Proteins encoded in this region:
- a CDS encoding Ribonuclease H1, yielding MNYQGRKPKNLFLFDGKHRVVYTDGSCINNGRFDARAGIGVYWGEGNNLNISERYDGKQSSQAAELGAAIKALKIAEKKGFFDLILYTDSDYLYKSMTQWIYRWMKNGWRDVRNRPLSNKDLFEELYNLIEKTGTNIRKIPAHSKIDGNERADSLSRRGARQDYPSVKL